In Methanobacterium sp., the sequence AATCTCTGCACAAAATTTTTTATCCTGACTCTGCACGCGTATAGAAATCTTTGCAGGCTTATAGAAAAGGGCTTATAGAAAATAATGTTGTATATAAAGGAATGAGGCTATTTTGGTATTTCATTTGAAAACAATTAACTTGAAAATCAGTTAATAAAGCAGTTTTTTTAATACTACTCCATAAGCTTCCGCTATTTTTTCACAGATTTCCAGATCATGGTTATCATAGTCTTTTTCTGGATTTCCAGCCACAATCTGGCCCAGGATCTCATCATCAAATTTCACTGGAACTGATAAGAACTGATTCACAGGTTCATGACCTGGGGGCAGACCATGGGCAGCAGGATGACTGGTCACATCATGGACATATAATGATTCACCGGTGTCCAGGGAGTAACCCAGAAGTCCACCGTAACTCCCATCTTTCAGGACCTTGAACCGGGCTTCACCCATCTCCTCATACATCTCGCATTCTTTAGTCAGATGAGAGAAAGATATCCCCACACTGTCTCCATTTTCAGGGTCTACAAAGGCCACATAACAGCTTTCACTTTTAAGAAGCCCTTTAATTTCTCCCAAAACCACATCTGAAATTTCCTTAAGGGTAGAATCAGACAACATATCCAGAATTTTCGTTCTAGAAACATTCAGATCCTCATCACTAACCCTGTAATCATCTTCAATCATTTGAATAAATGTTCCCCCTTAATAGATGCTGCTAAACAGTAATAGATGCTGCTAGATATACTATACTTAAGATGTTTATAAATAATTAACCAATTAAAGGGAATCCTCCTCTTCTAAGACTTTAAGCAACACACCAAAAACAGATTCCAAAGGCAATATTTGCCCATCCTCCATTTTAACATACCAAAAGTTACCTTCATGGAAAACCTTCTCCACTACAGCCACCTGGAAAGGGAACCCCGCAACCAGAGCATAAGCACCTAATAGGGGATGTTCTCCTGGTTTATCTGGTATTAAAATGGTTTCTCCCTTCCGAATCTTTCGAGGGTTTATTTTAACCATTAACTTATTTTCAGGACTTAAAGCTGGATTTTGTTCAGTTTCAATACTTATGATAATGATTTTCTCCCCTTGTCTACCACCCTGATTTTTAATCTTCTTTTTAAGTATCCTCATGATTAATGCTTCGATTTCAACTGGATGCACATTGTGTTCATTTATTTTACAAGTTATTCCTTTATCCATTGATTCATGGAGTACTTTGCCTGCGTGAATTTCCCTGCACCGAGAATTTTTACTGGTGCTGCGCATGGGACACTTCCAGCAGTATTTATCCTCCAGGATATTCATAATCTCCTGATAAGCAGTTCCAGTTTGTCTTTGAAATTCCCCCAACCGTTTTTGGAGTTCTCCCATAAATAATCACCCACTTATTAGTAGTTTATTCTCGAATTATTCAATTATTAATGTTTAACAGTCCCTGTTTATCTATCGGAGGGTATTCATGTAACCATGGTACTTATCATGTAATTTATTATCCTTAATTTTATCAGCAATTAGTTTATAATCTAAATAATCAGGTCAATTAAATTGATTTACCATGAATAAATCCAGGGTAACTGGCATAATCTAATTAATAATGGGAACGAATAGAATTTTAATATAATTGATGGTGGATCTGTAAATTGAGGGGAGAAGTTTCAATGTCAAAAGACGCACTCAATGATTTAGATGAGTTAGAAAAACAAAACATAGCCCTGGCCCTATGGATGAAAGAATTCAAGGCCAAAAAAATCCCAAAAGGTGTGAGGACAAGAATTTTGAGTAAAAAAAACAGTCCAGATGCCTTTGGGGAGCGGATGCATCATCGTATTCAGGATTTGCTGGATAACCCGGACTCATTCACCCCTAGCTACAGGAAACGGTATGAAAAGCTATTGGAACAATGTGATTCGTTAACATCCATCCAGGCATATGCCCTGAACCATTTACTAGGAGTGGACAGCAGCAGAGGATATCAAAATATTCCTGATGAATCTAATATTGAGTTTCCCAGGGATTTCGCCCCGCAACTAGGATATCAGGTGGGCTGGCACTTCTTTGTGGGTAACTGCCGCGACACCCGGAGACGTGAATACGGAATACTGGTATCGTTCTATCGGTATTCCTTATTACCTCCAGAGATGGCCCACAGTTTTGGGTTGACAGATTGGGATAACCAGATATTTGAAATGCAACTTGCAGTAGCCAGGGCAGGAGAAGAGCACCTTCAGGCACGCCCATTTGCCATTGCAGGGACCACTGGATTGTTGAAATTCTCCAACAACCCTTTCCATTATGAGGCTGGAAATAACCGGATAACATCTTTAGGGGAAGATGGGCTTTTCCCTCTCCGGGTGCAGGCCTGGGGGGTGAATCAGGGTAGTGAAGAGGATGTGGAGATGGAAGTGGACCTAGGATTCTCATCCAACAAAGATTTCCTCCTCCAGGGGAACCAGGGATGTCTACCCTGCTGCTGTGATATTGGAACACTCTACTACTCTGCCACTAACCTCCGTCTTGAACCGGGCAGTCTTTTGAAGCTGGATGGGGAGGAAATAACCTTTACTCAGGGTAAGTTTTGGTTTGACCACCAGTGGGGTAACGCCCTGGAACCACTGGGAAACAGCCGGTGCCAGGTGGTTCGTGCAGCAAGTATGCTTACCAAACCCTCCCAGTCCAGGGGGTGGGATTGGTTCATGGCCCAGTTTTCAGGTGACCGGGAGATGACCATGTACGCACCCCACACTGATAAAAATTTAAGGTACTATGAACAGTCTGGGGAAGAACCACCAGGGATCATGACTGTGCCGGTTAAAGGGCAATTTATTGATTCAGAACATAATGTAGTGGGCATGAAAGGGACTTTAAAAGTCGATAAATGGGTTAAAAGTGTTAAATCCTCCGACCCTGAAAATTACTTGGTAACCAACACCTGGTACCCTGACCGATGGAATTTCAAGTTCCAGGACATGGTACCTGAGGATATAAGGGAGTTCACCATGACACCCATAGTTAAAGGTGGTCAGACTGGTTACAATGCCAGTGGAGCCCAGTACTCTGAAGGGGGAGTTCATATCAGAAACCCAGAAGGCCGTTTTCTGGGCAAAGGATTCGCCGAATCAGTGTACTATGCTGATGCACTTAAAAACATGTTCCATCTGGCAGGATTGCAAGATACACCGGAAATGCGGAAACTAATGGAACCACCCGGACCGTCTTCACTTTTAAAGTTGAAAAGTATCCTTTACATGGCCTGGCCCCCCCACCAGCGGAAACTTAAGAAAAAACTGGAAAAATGCCTGGAACAGGGGTTGCCCGTAGATTTCATTGAATAATTTCAACAATCAAGTTAGGGGTTTGAAAGTTTTTGACAGATAAAAATAAGTATAAATCACCCTATGTTGATGTACCGGATGATTGGCAATTTTTAGGGTCTTCTGGACCCGGACCCTTCATCACCCGGGCCATTTTCAAAACCCCTGCCGGTGAACTTGTTTCATGGACTTCCCGTTATCATCGAAAACACCATTTCAACCTTGAAATAAACAAAGGGTCCACTTGGTTGGCTCCTGGAGCGGTAGGCTGGTGGATTGGAGTTTTGTTTGCTATTGGTTCTGTATGTTTTGCCCTGGGATCCCTACCTTCCTATACCAGTTTCTTGGGTGTTTTCTATGATAACTTAACCTATTTTATTGGTTCCATATTTTTCACCACTGCCGGGTTCTTGCAGTTTCTGGAAACAGCCAGCGCACCGCAAGAAATAGGGGGAATTAAAAGTAAATTGCATTTCATGTTTTTCCAGCCAACAAGAATTGACTGGTGGTCGGCAGGAATACAATCTCTGGGAACGATTTTTTTCAACATCAGCACCTTTGCAGCAATTATCAGCATCATGTCGGCTTCACAGGCTGAATTATTCGTATGGAGTCCTGATCTTTATGGTTCAATTTGTTTCCTGGTTTCCAGTTACCTGGTCTACATTGAGGTGAGTCATAAATTTTTATCCCTACAACTGCAAAGTCTCTCCTGGTGGATAGTTTTCCTGAACCTGGTGGGCTCTGTGGCGTTTGGAGTATCTGCAGCAGGAGCATTTATCATTCTACCTTCGGATCAACCATTCAATCCATTTCTAATGAACATGGGAACATTTATAGGTGCGGTGTGCTTCTTTGCTGCTGCGGTTTTATTACTTCCCGAGCGGACTATTAACCTGAATAAAGTAAATAATTTATAAACTTTAAGAAATAAAATGGACTCGTAAAACCGTAGGGGTATTTTATGAACAAGAACTTAAGCAGAATTGCCGTGCTAATGATTTCAGTTGTCCTGGTTGTACTCCTTTACCAGACTTTCATTTTGGGACAGTATTCCACCTACAATTACCTGGCAATAATTGCCTTTGTGGTGTTTCTGTTCATTAGCTTATATGATATGGGAAATGCCGATGATAACGAGTAAAAGAACCTATTTTTTTATTTCACTTTACGCAATGACTCTAAAAGTCCAGATTTACGAGCGTAATGGAACAAGTACAGTTGAACGTAACCTGCCCAGTCACCGTAACGTTCCATTCCGAATTCTCGGACTTTCTGAGGTTTAATTTCTTCACCGGGGAAGTAAAGATGTTCAATGATCCTTTTAATCCATACATCCACCGGGAAAGCTTCTCCCATTCCGAAACCGTAGAGTAGAATGCAGTCCGCCACCTTAGGCCCCACACCGGGGAGCTCAATAATGGTTTCAAAAGCCTTTTCATACTTCATCCTAGCCACTTTCTGGATGTCAATCTCAGACTGGACCATCCTAGATGCATTGATAATGTACTTGGCCCGGTAACCTACCCCACAAGCCTGAAGATTGTTTTCAAAGATGAAATCTTCGGGTAACTCATCTTCACAGCGTTGCATCTCTTCTAAATCGTGTTCAGGAACTTCACCAAGCACCCGAGGAGATGGAAATGAGTAAAAATCTCCAGAACTAAACTGATATCCATCACCCCACTTCCCCTTAACATCGTTCACGGAACGTGTCCAGCGTAGTATTGAGCAGTTAGCTGATGATATGGATGATATAATACATTCAAAATGGTTATGGGCCTTAAAAAGCCTGAGTCCCTGGCAAAAATCTATGGTGGGTGCCAGTTTAGGATCTTCACCTAAAAAATCGTATAATTGGTTTAAATCATGGTTGAGGTCGAATATTTCCCTGACTGAACTTTCAATACTCTTTTTGGATATTTTTTCAGGAGATTCAGCAATGATTTCCACCTCACTTTCTGGATCAGTATCATTATGCCTAATCTTAACCAGACATGGAATATTATCCACTTTTATCAATTCCTGAAAGTAAAAATTACCTTTTTTCCAAGGGGGCTGGCTGGTCTGGCCACTGTTGATGGTGAGGTCAAGGTTAAAAGGGCCATTAAATTTTTCAAAAGCGAAATTCAATTCAGTCTTCATCAATTAATCTACTGATTTTCTGGTTCTATAAATATATTCCCCCAAATTAACCGGGTGCTTAATGATCAAAAAATAGAAAAAAGAGGAGATATTATCTCCTTTTTGGCAGTACCAATCCACTTATAACCATTAAAATGGCTAAAATTAATCCATTTATAGGTATTCCGGTGCTCTGCATCCCCACGGTATTTGCGGCATTTACTGCTGATCCAAGGCCAGGACGGGCTTTGATCGTGACAGTTCTGGTCAGGGTCTGACTATCAAGGAACACGGATAGCAACGCTTCCCCTGCGGCTTCATCACCGCGCAACGTAGCTGTGGCTATTCCATTCATGGTGCCAATTGTTACGAGTTTACTGCCCACATTACCTAGTGTGGTGGTGAAGGTTATGGGGGTACCATCAGGAACGTGGTTACTGGCATCACCAACCAGCATTCCATTACTGTTACGGTTAACGTTGGCTAACAGGGTGGAGATCTGTCCCTGCATGATGATAATGGGGTTGACAGTAAATTCCAGGATTAACCAGGGATCAGCGATAACGTTGGCAGTCACTCTTCCAATGGCTATGGGATTCGTTCCCTGGAAGTTGGTTCCCCACCAGTTATTTTCGGCATATGCACCGGATCCATAGCTGTAAACATCGATTCCTATGTTATTGGCAATACAGTTGAAGTGAATTTCCGTGTTTTTGCTGTTGGTGTAAAAAACACTACCCTGTGAGGCTTTGTTACTGGTGAAAGTATTAATTATGGCGATGAGGTTACCCTGATTAAAGATAGCCCCACCTAAACTTCCTTGATTACTGACGAAATCGCAGTTTTTCACGGAACAGATACTGTCAAAGTCATTGTAAATTGCACCACCATTACCTGCCCTGTTACCAGTGAAGGTAGAGCTTTTCACTGAGCATTCACCGCTGTTAGAAATAGCACCACCCGTAAAATTTACAGTGTTAGCGGTGAAATCACAGTCTTCCATGGTACAGTTGTTTACATTGTAGATAGCACCGCCCATAAAATATGCAGTGTTAGCGGTGAAATCACAGTTATTCAGGGTACATGTATCTGCAGTGTAGATAGCTCCACCGTAATCAGAGGCCTTATTATTAGTAAAAGTACTTTTTTGGAGAATACAAGTATATCCATTTACTATAGCACCACCAGGACCTCTAATTGCTGTGTTATCACTGAAATCAGAATTTATGATTTTAATGGTTCCGGGGTTCTTATTGTAGATAGCGCCACCAGAAGGTGCATTGTTTTTTTGGAAATTAGAGTCTGTAACAGTAACATTACCTTCATTATCAATAGCTCCACCCCATCCACTAGCAGTATTATCAGTGAATATGCATTTAGACAGGACCAAGTTAATGCTATTGAAGATGGCCCCACCGTATGAACTATCTCCTACTGAGTTATTGATGAATGTACTTTCTGCTACATCCAGGGAGCCTTCATTATCTATTGCCCCACCCAATCCATCAGCAGTATTATCCTGGAAAGAACAGCCCGTAACAGTGCCTTCGTTATTATTGTAGATGACCCCTCCATCAAAGTATGCTTGATTACTGATGAAATTAGAGTTAATTAATGTCATATTGCCTTCATTGTAGACTGCTCCTCCAAAGTTTCCGGTATTACCAGTGAAATTACAGTCAATTACAGTAACTGAGCCACAATTTCTAAGGGCACCTCCATCATTCGCTCCACAAGTATTACCATTAATGAGAGTTAATTTTTCAATAAAAACAGTTAAACTGGGTTGAATTAAGAATATTTGCCCCAAATTTTCCGCATCTATTACTGTGTTTTCTTTACTCTGACCAACAATACTCATGTTTTTTTCAATAATTATCTCCCGGTTATCGGACCCCATATAATCACCATTGGCGATATTCACGACACCATTTTCAGATACCGTGTTTGTTGCGTTTTTAATGGTTAATTTGGGTCCACTGGTACCGTTCCAGGTCGGGTTTTGACCATCATGGGAATCGTCTCCCTGAGTGCTAACATAGATAATGCTTTGATCAGCTGATACCGCCCCAATAAGGATGATAAAGACAAAAATCAAAATCAAAATGGTTAATGGAACCATTATCTTATGATCTAAACTTTTTGATTCTTTCACAGCCCTTTGAATGATGATTTTCTCATTTTTAATAATTTCACCCCATTAAATACTATTTACATACTAATAAAGTGTGGGAATACGCATAAACTTAAAAAAGAAAAATAAAAAATATTAATCCCGTTTATACAGGATTAATCCACTTATAACCATTAAAATGGCTAAAATTAATCCATTCACAGGTATTCCCGTGCTCTGCATCCCCACGGTATTTGCTGCATTTGCTGCTGAGGGAGATGTGTTTGACGCGGCTAAAATGGTTACAAAGGTTTGAACTACTTGGTAATCACCGGCAGTCACTGTGGCTAGTCCAGCACCTTCATCAGCTCTTAAAATTGCTGAAGCCGCACCACTGGCCCATAAAGCAACCACTGATTTACTTCCCACATTACCCAGATTGGTGGTGAACGTTACTTGAGGGCCACTGAAGTACATCGATGCATTGGCACTGTGATCACCACCTGCCGAGTCCCTATAGACGTCTGCAGTTATAGTGGAGGTTTGGCCTACATTGATAGTGGATGGATCTGCATTAACATTCAAAACCAGCCATGGGGAATAATCTAGAGTCCCATTACCTTTTAGGAATTTATCGCTGCCAGGGTCGCTGTTGGTTCCATACCAGTTATATGGAGCGGTGGTGTTGCTTGGTATGCTGTCAATGCCATCAATGAGTTTATGATAACCATTTATTATTGCCGTAACGTTTTCTTCAGTTATGTTTATGTACGTCCCGTTTACGTATGTCCCGTTTTTTGAAAGGATATATTCTCTGATTTGTTCGTCAGTAGGAAGAGTCTGGCTTTGACTGAATTCCATTAATTCAGTGAAATTAATGTTTTGAATGTTATGCTGGAAATTAACAATGCGGTTATAGTTAATGGTGTTATGGTTTCCATTGACTGCAATACCTTCTCCTGTTCCTGTTCCTTCAAGGTTGTTACCGTTAATTATGGCATTACCTTGGAGAATGCTTAGATCAACTAAATATTTAGTTTTGGCACTGTTAAGTCTGAAAACGTTGTTATGTATGATGTTAGAATTTCCCAGATTAATGGATTCAATTCCTGATGTAATGTTGTTGGCGGTTAGATCAGTAATTGTATTGTTATTTATTGTTATATTTGATTGGAAAGTAGTGTAATCTACATCTACAGACGAAATTCCAACAGCCATCATATTTGCTCTGAAGTTAGACACGTTATTTTCAGAAATAGATGAATTTGCTGTGCATAATTGTACGAAAGAGATTCCTTTACTGGTACCGTTCTCATCTTCGCTGTTAATGCTGGTAATTTTATTTTTAGAGATAATCAACTTGTCGGCCATTGTGGTGTTATTGTAGGTTCCATTATCATCTTTAAATCCCATTGCAACTTCTGAAATAGCGGTGCTGGTGCTGTTAACCCCTTGACTGGTAACATTGTTAATGGTGTTTTCCATAACTTCTATGGTGGATATGGGTCCGTTTAATGCCAGAGCTACTATTGAAAGGGCAGTTGCCTTTCCTATACCGTAGAGGTTTGAAATTGTATTTCCCAAAATCAGTATACTATCCAGTGTATCATTCATGGTCATGGCGAATGCATCAATCCCCAGAGCGGTATCGTTAGTGCTGTTAATGTTAGATAACGTGTTTCCGGTAATGGTAAGGCCGGTGGTACCTGTAAAGTTTATGGTGGCTAATTGAATTCCGGCTTTTGATCCACCACCCACCATGTCCCTTATTTTGTTTCCAGAAATGATGGGGTTACAGCCAAACAAAGAAATCCCACGTTCCTGTGTCTGGGATATTTCATTACCAGTAATCATGGCATTGTCACCTACAACTGCTATTCCGGTTAATCCTCCCCTAATCTGGTTATTTTCGACTTTACAGTTATTTGGATTGACACTAATTTTTTTTGGAGTGCCGGAGTCATTTATTATTGAAGTACGTCCGACTTGAACGCTGTTGTTTAGCACGTTGGTAATAACATTGTTTTTTATAAGGGTATTGTTAGCTAATGCCAAAATTCCAGTTGTTCCGCCGGTAATCTGGTTATTTTTCACGGTACAGTTTTCTGCACTGATATTTACTCCAGTACCTGTGGGAGAATTGTTTATGTTAAAACCATCTATGGTGCTTCCACCACCATCACCGGTTCCATCATTCACCACTGTAAATCCAGTATTCACGGGTTGTATTTCTACATCATCACCAGTATTGGCCTGTAGGGTTAAAATTTTGTTCACAATGACGTCTTCAGCGTAAATTCCACTGTGTACATTGATAACATCATTATCAAGGGTGTTCGCATTATCTATTGCTGATTGGATAGTATTGTATGTCTGTCCGGAACCAACTTCCCATTGTGTCGCTGATATGGGAGTAAAACTCAAAAATAAAACTATAATAATGAATAACGCCTGCAATGATCTTATTGAAGTCTTTTTATATTTATTTAATGATTTCAAGTTGTTCACATCCAATAAAAAATTAAAAAAATTACCACCATTAAATCCACTCTAAATTTTTAAAGCAGATCATGGGGGTAATTTGGTGGCCTAACCGCTTTTAACTGAACCCTGACCATTCACTTGCTGGGTTACTTGAGGGTTGCCGGTGTAGGTTATTGAACCTCCTCCGTTTACCACTGCATTCAGAGTGCTAACCACATTAACGTTGGCTTTACCATCTCCATTAATTGTCACGGTGGCAGTTTGGCTCTGCAAGTCTTTGGCATCAATGTTTCCCCCTCCGTTAATAGTGGCGATAAGATTTTCAGCTTTACCAGTCAGAGTCATCTTCCCATTGTCAAGGGTAACTGTGAGTTTATCAGTGTTCAGACCAGTCACCTCAGAATTACCACCACCATTGGCACTGAGGACATTTAAATTTTTAAGGGTGATATAAAATTTTACAGCCCCGTTACCTACACTATTCAGGTTGCTAATGGATAAAGAGTTTCCAGACACGGTGGTGGAAATTTTAGATATAAGGTCATCTGCTGCTTCCACTCTATATGATTCATTGTCTCCTTGCTGGATAATCAAAGTACCAGGACCATTTAAAACAACACTAGTAACTCCACTGACATTAGGGGTTTGGTTTCCAGTTCCAGTTTGCTGAGTACATCCTGATGCAGCAACTACTAAACACAAAAATACAACTAAAACAAAAATATAAGATTTGCTATTCATTTTTCCCATAATATCCCCTCCGTTATTATTAATAGAATGATTTTTATTTATATAACTTTTTGTGATAATAATACAACAGACTCCGAATAAAATAAGGAATTATATTAAATTTAAAAAGAAATAAAAAGGTATTATGGGTAAAAAATCAAAAATAGAATCAAATAGGCAAATGTGATTAGTATAGCTGGGGTAAATACCTTATTTTTAGTTAAAAATGTGTTAGGATTTATAGCTTCCTTTTTATAACTATTAATTCGGATATAACCAGTAAACAGCCATTTTCATGCTCAAAGGGTAAAATATTTCAAGATTTAAGATCATATTATGCTTGGCATGTATCATTATTATAATTTGATTAAAGTATGAGTGGGGGATGTTAAAAAATGAGTTTACTCCAAGACCAGTATTCAGATTCAAGGAATTTTATGGCCCGGGTTGAATTAAGCAGGAGATTTAAGACCAATCCTTACTCCTGGATTCTATGGATATTTGACCATATCAATTTTCCTGAAAACGCACAGGTACTGGAGATCGGATGTGGCAACGGACTTTTATGGAAAGCAAACTTAAACAGAATACCCGAAGATGCTCATATAATCTTATCAGACTTTTCTAAAGGGATGCTCTCTGATGCGCGTAGGGTATTGGGGGATGATGCTGAACGGTTTGAATACCAAGTGCTAGATGCCCAGGAAATCCAATACCCTGATGATTCTGTTGATATCGTAATTGCTAATTTAATGCTATACCACATTCCCGACCGGAAGAAGGCCATATCCGAGATAAGCCGAGTTCTTAAAAGTGACGGTGTACTATATGTCACCACCTTTGGAATTGGTAACATGAGGGAAATAAGTGAACTGGTATCCCGCTACGATGATGATATTTATTACTCCTTAAAACCCTTTGCCCGTGCATTTGGGCTGGAAAATGGTGAAAAACAGCTGAGTGAATCCTTTGAACAGGTGCAGATGATTA encodes:
- a CDS encoding head GIN domain-containing protein yields the protein MGKMNSKSYIFVLVVFLCLVVAASGCTQQTGTGNQTPNVSGVTSVVLNGPGTLIIQQGDNESYRVEAADDLISKISTTVSGNSLSISNLNSVGNGAVKFYITLKNLNVLSANGGGNSEVTGLNTDKLTVTLDNGKMTLTGKAENLIATINGGGNIDAKDLQSQTATVTINGDGKANVNVVSTLNAVVNGGGSITYTGNPQVTQQVNGQGSVKSG
- a CDS encoding lipocalin-like domain-containing protein; this encodes MSKDALNDLDELEKQNIALALWMKEFKAKKIPKGVRTRILSKKNSPDAFGERMHHRIQDLLDNPDSFTPSYRKRYEKLLEQCDSLTSIQAYALNHLLGVDSSRGYQNIPDESNIEFPRDFAPQLGYQVGWHFFVGNCRDTRRREYGILVSFYRYSLLPPEMAHSFGLTDWDNQIFEMQLAVARAGEEHLQARPFAIAGTTGLLKFSNNPFHYEAGNNRITSLGEDGLFPLRVQAWGVNQGSEEDVEMEVDLGFSSNKDFLLQGNQGCLPCCCDIGTLYYSATNLRLEPGSLLKLDGEEITFTQGKFWFDHQWGNALEPLGNSRCQVVRAASMLTKPSQSRGWDWFMAQFSGDREMTMYAPHTDKNLRYYEQSGEEPPGIMTVPVKGQFIDSEHNVVGMKGTLKVDKWVKSVKSSDPENYLVTNTWYPDRWNFKFQDMVPEDIREFTMTPIVKGGQTGYNASGAQYSEGGVHIRNPEGRFLGKGFAESVYYADALKNMFHLAGLQDTPEMRKLMEPPGPSSLLKLKSILYMAWPPHQRKLKKKLEKCLEQGLPVDFIE
- a CDS encoding GAF domain-containing protein, which translates into the protein MIEDDYRVSDEDLNVSRTKILDMLSDSTLKEISDVVLGEIKGLLKSESCYVAFVDPENGDSVGISFSHLTKECEMYEEMGEARFKVLKDGSYGGLLGYSLDTGESLYVHDVTSHPAAHGLPPGHEPVNQFLSVPVKFDDEILGQIVAGNPEKDYDNHDLEICEKIAEAYGVVLKKLLY
- a CDS encoding DNA glycosylase, whose translation is MKTELNFAFEKFNGPFNLDLTINSGQTSQPPWKKGNFYFQELIKVDNIPCLVKIRHNDTDPESEVEIIAESPEKISKKSIESSVREIFDLNHDLNQLYDFLGEDPKLAPTIDFCQGLRLFKAHNHFECIISSISSANCSILRWTRSVNDVKGKWGDGYQFSSGDFYSFPSPRVLGEVPEHDLEEMQRCEDELPEDFIFENNLQACGVGYRAKYIINASRMVQSEIDIQKVARMKYEKAFETIIELPGVGPKVADCILLYGFGMGEAFPVDVWIKRIIEHLYFPGEEIKPQKVREFGMERYGDWAGYVQLYLFHYARKSGLLESLRKVK
- a CDS encoding right-handed parallel beta-helix repeat-containing protein; this encodes MSFTPISATQWEVGSGQTYNTIQSAIDNANTLDNDVINVHSGIYAEDVIVNKILTLQANTGDDVEIQPVNTGFTVVNDGTGDGGGSTIDGFNINNSPTGTGVNISAENCTVKNNQITGGTTGILALANNTLIKNNVITNVLNNSVQVGRTSIINDSGTPKKISVNPNNCKVENNQIRGGLTGIAVVGDNAMITGNEISQTQERGISLFGCNPIISGNKIRDMVGGGSKAGIQLATINFTGTTGLTITGNTLSNINSTNDTALGIDAFAMTMNDTLDSILILGNTISNLYGIGKATALSIVALALNGPISTIEVMENTINNVTSQGVNSTSTAISEVAMGFKDDNGTYNNTTMADKLIISKNKITSINSEDENGTSKGISFVQLCTANSSISENNVSNFRANMMAVGISSVDVDYTTFQSNITINNNTITDLTANNITSGIESINLGNSNIIHNNVFRLNSAKTKYLVDLSILQGNAIINGNNLEGTGTGEGIAVNGNHNTINYNRIVNFQHNIQNINFTELMEFSQSQTLPTDEQIREYILSKNGTYVNGTYINITEENVTAIINGYHKLIDGIDSIPSNTTAPYNWYGTNSDPGSDKFLKGNGTLDYSPWLVLNVNADPSTINVGQTSTITADVYRDSAGGDHSANASMYFSGPQVTFTTNLGNVGSKSVVALWASGAASAILRADEGAGLATVTAGDYQVVQTFVTILAASNTSPSAANAANTVGMQSTGIPVNGLILAILMVISGLILYKRD
- a CDS encoding right-handed parallel beta-helix repeat-containing protein, producing MKESKSLDHKIMVPLTILILIFVFIILIGAVSADQSIIYVSTQGDDSHDGQNPTWNGTSGPKLTIKNATNTVSENGVVNIANGDYMGSDNREIIIEKNMSIVGQSKENTVIDAENLGQIFLIQPSLTVFIEKLTLINGNTCGANDGGALRNCGSVTVIDCNFTGNTGNFGGAVYNEGNMTLINSNFISNQAYFDGGVIYNNNEGTVTGCSFQDNTADGLGGAIDNEGSLDVAESTFINNSVGDSSYGGAIFNSINLVLSKCIFTDNTASGWGGAIDNEGNVTVTDSNFQKNNAPSGGAIYNKNPGTIKIINSDFSDNTAIRGPGGAIVNGYTCILQKSTFTNNKASDYGGAIYTADTCTLNNCDFTANTAYFMGGAIYNVNNCTMEDCDFTANTVNFTGGAISNSGECSVKSSTFTGNRAGNGGAIYNDFDSICSVKNCDFVSNQGSLGGAIFNQGNLIAIINTFTSNKASQGSVFYTNSKNTEIHFNCIANNIGIDVYSYGSGAYAENNWWGTNFQGTNPIAIGRVTANVIADPWLILEFTVNPIIIMQGQISTLLANVNRNSNGMLVGDASNHVPDGTPITFTTTLGNVGSKLVTIGTMNGIATATLRGDEAAGEALLSVFLDSQTLTRTVTIKARPGLGSAVNAANTVGMQSTGIPINGLILAILMVISGLVLPKRR
- a CDS encoding class I SAM-dependent methyltransferase codes for the protein MSLLQDQYSDSRNFMARVELSRRFKTNPYSWILWIFDHINFPENAQVLEIGCGNGLLWKANLNRIPEDAHIILSDFSKGMLSDARRVLGDDAERFEYQVLDAQEIQYPDDSVDIVIANLMLYHIPDRKKAISEISRVLKSDGVLYVTTFGIGNMREISELVSRYDDDIYYSLKPFARAFGLENGEKQLSESFEQVQMIKYLDGLEVTEADPLVDYILSFEKVNEAIKGQKRKDFEDYLADIIEKEGIIKITKDNGIFIASNQSLR